The Candidatus Kaelpia imicola region CTTAGATTCCTCTACTATTTGATCTGATTCAACTTTATTCTCTACATCTTCTTCTATCTCAACCTTCGAAACTTTTTGAACCTCTTCAGAGATAGACTCCTCTTCAACTTCTTCTTTTGCTTTTACTACCTCTCCCTCTTCTTTAGTCTCTTCTATTCCAGTTGCAACTTCAGGAGTCTCTTCTTTTACTTCTACTTCTACTTCTTGAGTCTCATCAACTACCTCAGAAACCTCTTCAATCTCAGAAACTACATCCTCAGCGGCCTTTTGAGCCTCTTCCTGCTTTGCTTTTTCACGCTCTTCTCTTGCTTTCTCTACCTCTTCTCTTACCTTATCTTTAGATTTAGACCAGCAACGCTTGGAACAGAAATAAAAACCATCCCTATAGTACCATTTTTTAATACTCAACCTCTTTTTACAACCTTTACAATTAGTAGGTCTACCTTCTCCTTCTTTTACTCTTCCCATGCTATTCTCCCCATTCCGCTTGAATTTTAGCTGTTTTATTTCTTACTTTATTAAGCATCTTCTGCACCTCAGAGAGATACCTGCCGCTCTTTATAACTTTGACCTTTGAAATATCAGATCTACTATAGGCAATATACTTAAGGCCGATATTAACTCTGGATGTCTTTGGACCTATTTTTTGAACAAAGACATCATAGACAATCTTTCTCTCTTTAGACCCGATAAAATCAGCAAACAATCCCTTCAATAAACTCATCTCTATAGTCTTAAAACCGGTAAGAGTACCTTGCAATCTATTAGAATGAGTAACTATCACCTTGTGATCTTCAAGAACATCCCTCAAAACATAGAAAGTGAGATCGCTATCTGCAAGAATATCAGCTGTTATAACCTCACCCTCTAAATTCTTAACCCACATAACCTCCTGTATGCTTCTGCCTTGGACTTCAGAGGGAACATCAAATAAAGATTCCCTATAAGAATCCTTAGTTATAGGCTGATCTTCAAGAGGCTTCTCTCTTTCATCTTCTGTTTCTAGAACCTCTTGAGGCGACATGGTCGCACCATATGGATATATCGTGATAATATCGCCACTTTTAAGGTAGGCTTCGCTCATCATCTCCTTTACATCGCAGGCTGACACATTCTCTTTCACTTTGACAACCTGTATCTTACCTATCTCAGCTCCATCCTTTACAACAACAAACTCCATTCCGGACTCCATGCCATTTATTACACCCTTATCTATCACTATAAAGCTATAATGGCTATCATACTTAATAATCTTTACTGCTATCAAATCCTCTCCAGAAGATGAAAGATTTAAAAGCAAGATTAAAAAGATAGTGCTAATTACAATTACTCTCTTCATATTAACGGATATTATATCATTCCCATACCCATTTTCAAGCACCGAGTTTCATCCCTAATTCTATTCTATGTCCCAAAAGAAAATCTCTGACAACCATCCTCTTCTTGCCCTCAAGCTGTAGATCGAAGATATTAATGTTGCCTATACCGCATTTAATACTGAAATAATCATCTTCAATTCTGACTATTTCAGCCAGAGAAGCACCTGGATACTCTTTAAAATCCACTCCAGCCTTATATATCTTAAGTAACTTGAAATCTAAATAACTAAAACTACCCGGCCAAGGTAGTAAACCCCGAACCTTATTACGAATACCAACCGCTATAGTACTCCAATCTATTAAACCATCTTCTCTCCTTAGTTTCGGAGCATAGCTTGACTCTCCTTTCTGAGGATAGAGCTTGATATCCCCCTTATTTAAGCAGCTTAAAGCCTCTTCCAGGAGTTTAACAGAATCATTGGCCAATCTCTCCTCAAGAGAGACCGTATCCATATCCTCAGTAATAGCTGCTCTTTTCTTAGCAACTATATCTCCGGCATCAAATCTCTCGTTCATCTTAAACAGAGTAACACCTGTCTCTCTCTCCCCATTTACGATTGCCCAATTAACAGGAGCAGCACCTCTATATTTGGGTAAGAGTGACCCATGAATATTTAAAGGTATAATAGAGGCTAGCCCCAAAAGCTCTTTTGAGATAATACTTCCGTAGGATGCAACCACAAATACCTCCGGAGAGAGGCTCTCTATCTTCAAAACAGACTCTTTTGAGTTTACGTCGGATAATTTGAGAACCTCACCTTTAAAACCAGACGAAGCAATAAAATTTCCCACTTTTGTAGGTTGATAATGCATACCTCTCTTTGCTTTTCTATCTGGTTGAGTAATAACAGCCTTTAAACAAAAATCTCCCCTGCTTAAAAGAAACTTTAAGGCCGGAACTGCAAATTCACCTGATCCAAAAAAAACAATATTCATTTTTCTCTCTTTAAAACAGATTTTAAATACTTCTTACGTTCTTTACAGGGAAGTCTTTGAATAAATATTTTCCCATTTAAGTGGTCTATCTCATGTTGGATAATCCTGGCCATAAAGCCGTCTGCCTTCATCTCAAACTTTTTACCCTCAATATTCAAAGCCTCTACCGTAACCTCATCATATCTCCTGATGAAAGCACTAAATCCGGGAACAGAGAGGCAGCCCTCCTGGTCTACCTGAGTTCCTCTTTTGCTTATAATCTTGGGATTTATAAAGATACGGACATCCTCTCTTTTTAATTGGGGGGAGGCAACAAATATCCTTAAATCCCGGCCAATCTGATTTGCCGATAAACCCACCCCTTGAGTTTCAAACATAACATCCACCATAAGCCTTATAAGTTCAAGAACCTCTCTGTCTATAACTTTGACAGACCTGGTCTTCCTTTTTAAGACAACCTCAGGATATTCGACAACCTCTTTTTCAAAATCTTTAGAGTTCATAAGGATTCACATCAACTATTATATTAACACCTTCCAGACGCCTATTGTAACCAATAATGCTATACAGGAGCCTGGATATTTGTTCAGCGTTTTTAGTTTTAGATATCAGGTTCCAGCGGTAAACATCTTTCCTCTTTTTAACAGGGCTAGGCGCAGGTCCCAAAACATCAACCATGCCGCCTGAAGACTCTATCAGCTTAGCCTTGATCTTCTCTGCAACTTCTTTGACTTTTCTCTCATCTTTATGACGAAACTCTATCTTAATCAATTCAGAGAAAGGTGGAAAACCGATCTCCTCTCTTCTCCTTATCTCCTCAGCATAAAAACTCTCGTAGTCATGGTCTACGCTTGTCTTAATAGTAAAATGCTCCGGATTATAGGTCTGGATTATAACTGAACCTCTGTTATCCCCTCGTCCGGACCGCCCGGCAACCTGCGTAATAAGAGAGAACGTTCTCTCTCCGGCTCTAAAATCAAGTATGTTTAACGATAGGTCGGCCAAGATAACACCAACAAGCTCAACATGAGGAAAGTCATGTCCTTTGGCCACTATCTGAGTACCTACTAAGATATCGATCTTCTTAGCTCTAAACTGACTGATAATATCATCTAACTTACCTCTCTTGGCCAGAGAATCCGAATCAAGCCGCTCTGCCCTAACAGAAGGAAAGAGCTTGTATAGCTCAGAGAGAACCCTCTGAGTACCTATACCTCGCAAACTCAAATATCTATTATGACACTGAGGACATACTTCAGGAAGATTATCTCTATAGTTACAATAATGACATATCAGGTCTTTTGTTTTCATATGGTAGGTCAAAGTCAGATCACATCTTTTACACTTTGCAACATAACCGCAATTCTGACAGTAGATAAACGTAGAGAAACCCCGTCTATTCAGAAAGAGTATTGCCTGCATATCTCTGCTTAAAACTTCCTCCAGTTTGCTTCTTAAAGGGGGTGTAAATATCATATTGCCTATGCTTTTCTTTTTCACTGTCTTTAAATCTACGACACCGACCACAGGAAGACTCTGATTCTTAACTCGTTCGGGAAGCTTAAGCAGAACATGTTCTCCACTCTGAGCCTTATGGTAAGATTCCAGTGCCGGTGTTGCTGAGCCTAAGATAAGAGGACAGTTATTTATCTGGGCCCTCTTTAATGCCACCTCTCTGGCATGATAGCGCGGAGTCTCATTCTGCTTATAGCTTGAGTCATGCTCTTCATCTATGACTATAAGCCCAAGATTTTCAAGCGGAGCAAAGACAGCTGATCTGGTACCAATAGAAATTCTATTTGTTTCGTCTTTTAATTTTTTCCACTCTTTAAAACGCTGAGCTTCGGTTAAACGACTATGGAGCACGGATATCTTATCTCCCAGACACTTTTTGAACCTGGATATAGTCTGAGGGGTTAAGGCAATCTCCGGAACAAGAACTATAGCAGATTGACCTCTATCCAAAACCTCTTCGATTACTCTGATATAAACTTCGGTCTTCCCTGAACCAGTAACACCATGGAGGAGAAAACTATTAAAAGAACCAAGACTTCTATTTATCGTCTTTAAAACTTCTTTCTGATCTTTTGTTAAAACAGTAGGTCTTATGAAACTATCGTCAGCCAAAGAGAGATAATCCTTTCTCGGCCCATAACTCTCCCTGCCTTTTCTCAAAACAGAAGGTACTATCGCTTCAATGGCCTCTCCCCAGCTGCTGTAATAATAGGATGAGATCCACTCACTTAGCTGAAGCATCTCTCTATTAAGAAACGGTTTATCATCAAGCAGTTCAACAATATCTTTTAACCCCGGAAAACTCTTACCGCTTTCATCGATACCTACAATATAACCTACTCTAATACTATTTCTAAAAGGGGCTTTTACGCGGGAGCCTATCTCCACCTTGGATATATCAGGAGGCAAAGAATAAGAGAACACCCTATCTACAGCTAACCCGAAAACTACATTTATAAGCATCTTATCTATTATTTTAAGTTAAGAATATCTCTTCGACAAAAAACTTCTCTTCCCTATTTTCCGGCTTTAGTATCCGGAACCAGTAAATCAAGCTCAGCCAAGACCTTCTTCATATCATCCCAAGTCAGCTTCTTTGCCTTGGGATTCATAAGAAGATATGCCGGATGGAATGTTGGAATAACAGGTATACCTCTAAACTCCAAGAGCTTACCCCGCTCTTTTGTGATAGAGAAACTCTTCCCAAAAAAAGTAATCCCTGCAACCCGCCCTAAAACAACTATCATCTCCGGCGCTATAATATCCAGCTGCATAAAAAGATAGTGAATACACTCCTCAACTTCATGAGGATGAGGATCTCTATTTTCAGGAGGCCTGCATTTAAGTATGTTTGTTATATA contains the following coding sequences:
- the fmt gene encoding methionyl-tRNA formyltransferase: MNIVFFGSGEFAVPALKFLLSRGDFCLKAVITQPDRKAKRGMHYQPTKVGNFIASSGFKGEVLKLSDVNSKESVLKIESLSPEVFVVASYGSIISKELLGLASIIPLNIHGSLLPKYRGAAPVNWAIVNGERETGVTLFKMNERFDAGDIVAKKRAAITEDMDTVSLEERLANDSVKLLEEALSCLNKGDIKLYPQKGESSYAPKLRREDGLIDWSTIAVGIRNKVRGLLPWPGSFSYLDFKLLKIYKAGVDFKEYPGASLAEIVRIEDDYFSIKCGIGNINIFDLQLEGKKRMVVRDFLLGHRIELGMKLGA
- the def gene encoding peptide deformylase; protein product: MNSKDFEKEVVEYPEVVLKRKTRSVKVIDREVLELIRLMVDVMFETQGVGLSANQIGRDLRIFVASPQLKREDVRIFINPKIISKRGTQVDQEGCLSVPGFSAFIRRYDEVTVEALNIEGKKFEMKADGFMARIIQHEIDHLNGKIFIQRLPCKERKKYLKSVLKREK
- the priA gene encoding primosomal protein N' codes for the protein MLINVVFGLAVDRVFSYSLPPDISKVEIGSRVKAPFRNSIRVGYIVGIDESGKSFPGLKDIVELLDDKPFLNREMLQLSEWISSYYYSSWGEAIEAIVPSVLRKGRESYGPRKDYLSLADDSFIRPTVLTKDQKEVLKTINRSLGSFNSFLLHGVTGSGKTEVYIRVIEEVLDRGQSAIVLVPEIALTPQTISRFKKCLGDKISVLHSRLTEAQRFKEWKKLKDETNRISIGTRSAVFAPLENLGLIVIDEEHDSSYKQNETPRYHAREVALKRAQINNCPLILGSATPALESYHKAQSGEHVLLKLPERVKNQSLPVVGVVDLKTVKKKSIGNMIFTPPLRSKLEEVLSRDMQAILFLNRRGFSTFIYCQNCGYVAKCKRCDLTLTYHMKTKDLICHYCNYRDNLPEVCPQCHNRYLSLRGIGTQRVLSELYKLFPSVRAERLDSDSLAKRGKLDDIISQFRAKKIDILVGTQIVAKGHDFPHVELVGVILADLSLNILDFRAGERTFSLITQVAGRSGRGDNRGSVIIQTYNPEHFTIKTSVDHDYESFYAEEIRRREEIGFPPFSELIKIEFRHKDERKVKEVAEKIKAKLIESSGGMVDVLGPAPSPVKKRKDVYRWNLISKTKNAEQISRLLYSIIGYNRRLEGVNIIVDVNPYEL
- a CDS encoding uracil-DNA glycosylase, encoding MKKDFIIPESKSYYLDGLCGKVEKCKKCALHLSRNNVVFGEGNPDARLLFIGEAPGADEDMQSRPFVGRSGQLLTKIISAMGLKREEVYITNILKCRPPENRDPHPHEVEECIHYLFMQLDIIAPEMIVVLGRVAGITFFGKSFSITKERGKLLEFRGIPVIPTFHPAYLLMNPKAKKLTWDDMKKVLAELDLLVPDTKAGK